The nucleotide window AACGGGCCCTATGGGCCGCTGCCGATCCAACAAACACGCGAGCACGCCATGGCCATTGCCGACGAGTTGGTAGAGCGCGGCTGCAAGATGATCGTCATCGCCTGCAACACGGCCTCCGCCGCCTTCTTGCGTGATGCCCGGGAACGCTACGACGTACCCGTGGTGGAAGTGATCGTCCCCGCCGTGCGACGCGCAGTCGCGGCAACACGCAATGGGAAAATCGGCGTCATCGGAACCATCGGAACAGTAAATTCCGGTGCCTACCAGGACCTATTCAACGCGTCCCCCCACGTTGAATGCTATGCCCAGGCCTGCCCCCGCTTCGTGGACTTCGTTGAAAAAGGCATCACCAGTGGCCGGCAGATCCTCGGCATCGCCCAAGCCTATGTGGAGCCGCTGCAGCAACACGGCGTCGACACCCTCGTGCTTGGCTGTACCCACTACCCCCTGCTGTCCGGCGTCATCCAACTAGCCATGGGCGACGGCGTCACCTTGGTGAGCAGTGCAGAGGAAACAGCCAAAGACGTGTTCAAAATCTTGAGCGAAACCGACATGCTCGCAGACCCCGATCATGTGGCTCGCAGAACCTTCGAATCCACCGGAGACCCCGAAATATTCGCCCAGCTCGCAGGCCGATTCTTGGGGCCAGCTGTGACCCAAGTGTCCCAATTAAAAGGTATGTGAAATTAGTTGGATAGGGCCCTTTTAATTCACTAAAAAGCCCCCAACATGAAACGATAGGTCTATGAAACTGAGGATTCTAGGATGTTCGGGCAGCGTCGGCGGCCCAAACAACCCTGCATCCGGGTACCTCATCCACGACGTAGAGGGACAAGACGTACTCATCGACTGCGGACCCGGCATACTCGCAGAACTCCAACAGGTGGCCGACCCTTCCAGCGTCCACATGCTGTTCTCCCACCTCCACGCCGACCACTGCCTCGACTTTCCCTCCCTACTGGTCTGGCGCCGCTACCACCCCGAGCGCCCCAGTAAAGCCCGCACGCTGTGCCTTGGCCCCGTCGAAACCACCGAGCGCCTGGGCAGAATCAGCGCCGACACCTACGGTGAAATCGACGACTTTTCCGACACCTTCAACTTTCAACCCTGGCAGGCATACGAACCCGTCTTCGTTGACCGACTGAAGGTCACCCCCTACCCCGTCATCCACCCCGTGGAGACCTACGCGATGCGCATCGAGTGCACCAAAACCGGCGCCATCGTGGCTTACTCCGGCGACAGTGCCTACACCGACGAACTGATCGACTGCGCCCGCGACGCCGACTTCTTCCTCTGCGAAGCAACCTGGGGAGACACCAGCGAAGGCAAAGCCCCCGACATGCACCTGTCCGGTGCAGAAGCAGGCCGCATCGCCAAGCTTGCCGGCGCTAAGACCCTGGTGCTCGTTCACATTCCCCCATGGGCGGATGCTGACGTCGCGAAAGCCTCTGCAGAAACCGAATTCGACGGCCCCGTCATCATCGGCACCGCAGGCATGCAGCTAGACAGCGACACCCGCGGCGTCGTTAATTAAAAGTGCCTCCGGTAGCCTGGAGGCCATGACTGATTTTCAACGCGCAGACGGACGCGCAGTAGACGAACTGCGCCCCATCCGCATCACCCGCAACTTCACCTCCAACCCCGCCGGCAGTGTCCTGGTGGAGTTCGGCAACACCCGCGTCATGTGCACCGCATCCGTGGAAGAACGCATCCCGCGGTTCAAACTGGGCTCCGGTGAAGGATGGCTGACCGCCGAATACTCCATGCTCCCCGCAGCCACCCACGAACGCATGCCCCGCGAATCCATGAAGGGCAAGGTCAAAGGCCGCACGCACGAGATTTCCCGACTGGTCGGGCGTTCCCTGCGTGCAGCTGTGGACCTCTCCGAGCTGGGCGAAAACACCATCGCCATCGACTGTGACGTGCTGCAAGCCGACGGCGGCACCCGCACCGCATCCATCACCGGTGCCTACGTGGCGCTCGCGGACGCCATTGCAGAGCTGAAGCGACGCGGCGTCGTACCTGGAAACCCACTGCTTGACCCCGTGGCCGCAGTCAGCGTTGGTGTGATCGACGGCCGTGTCTGCCTGGACCTACCCTACGAAGAAGACTCTCGCGCAGAAGTCGACTTGAATGTCGTGATGAATGCTGCCGGAAGCTTTGTCGAAGTGCAGGGTACAGGCGAAGCCGGGACCTTCGATCGCGCACAGCTGGACGCCATGCTCGACAGCGCAACCGCTGGCTGCATGCAATTGATTGAGCTACAGCGCAAAGCTTTGGCGGAGGCACTCTAATGCTGCTTCACGTCGCAACACACAACGCCAAAAAGCTCAAAGAACTCGCCAGGGTTTTAGAGGCTGCAGGGGTTGAAGGCATTGAGCTGGTGTCCTCTGAGGACCTGCTGGGCTACCCTGAACCCGTCGAAGACGGGCGCACCTTCGCCGACAACGCGCTCATCAAAGCGCGAGTAGGGGCGAAGGAAACCGGGCTGGTCACCTTGGCGGATGATTCCGGTTTGAGCGTGGACGAACTGGGCGGCATGCCCGGAGTATTGTCCGCACGCTGGTCCGGCAAGCATGGCGACGACGAGGCCAACAATGAACTGTTGCTCGCGCAAATGGCCGATGTTCCGGACAAACGCCGTGCCGCCCAGTTTGTGTCTGTGTGTGCCGTCGTGACCCCCGAGGGCGACGAGTACCTGGAAAAGGGCGTGTGGAAGGGCCGACTAGTCCGCAAAGCAACAGGCGACAATGGCTTTGGTTACGACCCGCTGTTCATTCCCGAAGAAGAAGACGCACGCGTGGCCGGCACGGACGACAAGCCGCGTACCTCCGCCGAGTTGAGTGCGGAGGAAAAGGACGCCCTGTCACACCGGGGCAAGGCTTTGGCTGCGCTGGTGCCGGCCCTGGCAGAGCTCGCACGGGCTGCCGAACACAAGGGCGAGGGTGCAACCCCCGACAATGATGGTGCTTTAGCTGTCGTAACCCCTGAGGAAGCGCAAGGCGAAGACAAAGACACCAACACTAAGGGCAACGAGGAGGACTAGCGTTTCGCTAGTCCTCCTCGGGGGGAACTCTTTCTAGGAGCGGGGGCAGTGAGGCTTCTTAGGCCAGGTGGAATTGGGCGCGAACTTCCTTGCGGCGGTTGTGCTCCACGACGAAGGACAAGAAGGGGATGGTGCCGGCAAGGGCGGTTAGGATCCATCGGACAGGCTGCCAGCGTGCCTTCGTGCCTAGGTTGAGGGTGG belongs to Corynebacterium argentoratense DSM 44202 and includes:
- the rph gene encoding ribonuclease PH; the encoded protein is MTDFQRADGRAVDELRPIRITRNFTSNPAGSVLVEFGNTRVMCTASVEERIPRFKLGSGEGWLTAEYSMLPAATHERMPRESMKGKVKGRTHEISRLVGRSLRAAVDLSELGENTIAIDCDVLQADGGTRTASITGAYVALADAIAELKRRGVVPGNPLLDPVAAVSVGVIDGRVCLDLPYEEDSRAEVDLNVVMNAAGSFVEVQGTGEAGTFDRAQLDAMLDSATAGCMQLIELQRKALAEAL
- a CDS encoding MBL fold metallo-hydrolase, which gives rise to MKLRILGCSGSVGGPNNPASGYLIHDVEGQDVLIDCGPGILAELQQVADPSSVHMLFSHLHADHCLDFPSLLVWRRYHPERPSKARTLCLGPVETTERLGRISADTYGEIDDFSDTFNFQPWQAYEPVFVDRLKVTPYPVIHPVETYAMRIECTKTGAIVAYSGDSAYTDELIDCARDADFFLCEATWGDTSEGKAPDMHLSGAEAGRIAKLAGAKTLVLVHIPPWADADVAKASAETEFDGPVIIGTAGMQLDSDTRGVVN
- the murI gene encoding glutamate racemase — encoded protein: MSTGNTDNTSHADHADNADNNAPIGIFDSGVGGLTVARSIVDQLPGESIVYIGDTKNGPYGPLPIQQTREHAMAIADELVERGCKMIVIACNTASAAFLRDARERYDVPVVEVIVPAVRRAVAATRNGKIGVIGTIGTVNSGAYQDLFNASPHVECYAQACPRFVDFVEKGITSGRQILGIAQAYVEPLQQHGVDTLVLGCTHYPLLSGVIQLAMGDGVTLVSSAEETAKDVFKILSETDMLADPDHVARRTFESTGDPEIFAQLAGRFLGPAVTQVSQLKGM